The following proteins are encoded in a genomic region of Desulfuribacillus stibiiarsenatis:
- a CDS encoding GyrI-like domain-containing protein produces MTEKVFDYKKEYKEFYMPKDKPMLIDVPSMNFIMVDGNGDPNDNPEFENAVELLYGLSYTIKMSHKKGKQPEGFFEYVVPPLEGLWWVEDGQFSFDIRDNWKWTVMLRQPEFVTEEVFQWACTEVSKKKPELDIQLARFENFEEGLCVQILHKGPYETEPESVALMDEFIRLEDLEDCLRTRGKHHEIYLSDPRKSKPESMKTVIRHPVARK; encoded by the coding sequence ATGACGGAAAAGGTTTTTGATTATAAAAAAGAATACAAAGAGTTCTACATGCCAAAAGACAAGCCTATGTTAATTGACGTGCCTTCCATGAACTTTATTATGGTTGATGGGAATGGGGATCCGAATGATAACCCAGAATTCGAGAATGCCGTAGAACTTCTATATGGATTATCTTATACAATTAAAATGAGTCATAAAAAAGGTAAACAACCAGAGGGATTCTTCGAGTATGTAGTTCCACCTCTTGAAGGACTATGGTGGGTAGAAGATGGCCAATTCAGCTTTGATATAAGAGATAATTGGAAATGGACGGTTATGCTTCGCCAACCTGAATTCGTCACAGAAGAAGTGTTTCAGTGGGCATGTACAGAAGTTTCCAAGAAAAAGCCAGAATTAGATATCCAACTAGCCCGATTTGAGAATTTTGAAGAAGGACTATGTGTTCAAATATTGCATAAAGGTCCTTATGAGACTGAGCCGGAATCCGTTGCCTTGATGGATGAGTTTATTCGTTTAGAAGATTTGGAAGATTGCTTACGTACAAGGGGTAAGCATCACGAAATTTACCTTTCTGACCCACGCAAAAGCAAACCAGAATCGATGAAAACCGTCATTCGCCACCCTGTTGCGCGGAAATAG
- a CDS encoding DUF1294 domain-containing protein: MSIEVISILFIINIIGFIIMGYDKNQSRRKGQRIAERTLFLIAATGGASGILLGMNAFRHKTKHKSFTIGIPLLLILNLLSVTYITKYIQN; encoded by the coding sequence ATGTCAATTGAAGTGATTAGTATACTTTTCATTATTAACATCATTGGGTTTATTATAATGGGCTACGATAAAAATCAATCAAGAAGAAAGGGCCAAAGAATCGCGGAAAGGACTCTGTTCTTGATAGCTGCTACTGGTGGTGCTTCTGGTATTCTACTTGGAATGAATGCCTTTCGCCACAAGACAAAGCACAAAAGCTTTACCATTGGTATTCCATTATTGCTAATACTTAATCTACTAAGCGTTACATATATTACAAAGTATATTCAAAATTAG